The Triticum aestivum cultivar Chinese Spring chromosome 3A, IWGSC CS RefSeq v2.1, whole genome shotgun sequence genome includes a region encoding these proteins:
- the LOC123059512 gene encoding uncharacterized protein — translation MADEPEPQLVTPLVFEATRPLCAPLQQGLDDVPVLPFNVAAVDLLDAYEEAFKSMTRRARDIAPALYCNKPITPLPNPHNRPRQTSSAASSSTSRKKDKAKKTKQSEEELDDYEDVKKWGHSHFIIEMYYEHEATGYNYDGMMVQLLICDYNGYLVGIRRVACDQWSKWYYCSDDFSLPFFLKDGAEKLPIEGDHKKRALLGGFSTFLHIFEKLGYYPDNGDNVEMEKAFLAAVLVFCEARRFVWIFM, via the exons ATGGCTGACGAGCCCGAGCCACAGCTGGTGACGCCCCTGGTATTTGAAGCAACCAGACCGTTGTGCGCACCTCTGCAGCAAGGTCTCGAT GACGTTCCTGTTCTGCCATTCAACGTAGCAGCGGTGGATCTACTGGATGCTTATGAGGAAGCTTTTAAATCTATGACCCGACGAGCCAGAGACATAGCACCCGCCCTCTACTGCAACAAGCCTATAACTCCCCTTCCTAACCCACACAATCGGCCAAGACAAacttcttctgctgcttcttcttccACCTCAAGAAAGAAAGATAAAGCAAAGAAAACAAAGCAATCGGAGGAGGAGCTTGATGATTATGAAGATGTGAAGAAATGGGGTCACAGCCACTTCATCATAGAGATGTATTACGAGCATGAGGCCACGGGTTACAACTACGATGGAATGATGGTTCAACTTCTCATATGTGACTACAATGGCTACCTGGTTGGTATCAGAAGAGTTGCATGTGATCAATGGTCCAAGTGGTACTATTGCAGTGATGACTTTTCCCTTCCATTCTTTCTCAAAGATGGCGCAGAGAAGCTCCCAATAGAAGGTGATCATAAGAAAAG GGCGCTTCTTGGTGGGTTCTCCACTTTCCTCCACATCTTCGAGAAACTTGGCTACTACCCTGATAATGGAGACAACGTGGAAATGGAGAAGGCATTCCTAGCAGCTGTGTTGGTATTTTGCGAGGCAAGGCGGTTCGTGTGGATATTCATGTAA